Proteins co-encoded in one Neofelis nebulosa isolate mNeoNeb1 chromosome 2, mNeoNeb1.pri, whole genome shotgun sequence genomic window:
- the KCNE4 gene encoding potassium voltage-gated channel subfamily E member 4 yields the protein MEPLNSTHPSTAAPSGHLVSHVPGSGSSNGNEYFYILVVMSFYGVFLIGIMLGYMKSKRREKKSSLLLLYKDEERLWGEAMKPLPMVSGLRSVQVPMMLNMLQESVAPALSCTLCSMEGDSVSSESSTPDVHLTIQEEGADDELGETSETLLNESSEGSSENIHQNS from the coding sequence ATGGAGCCTCTGAACAGCACGCACCCCAGCACCGCAGCCCCCAGCGGCCACCTTGTGTCCCACGTGCCGGGCAGCGGGAGCAGCAACGGCAACGAGTACTTCTACATTCTGGTCGTCATGTCCTTCTACGGCGTCTTCTTGATCGGAATCATGCTGGGCTATATGAAATCTAAGAGGCGGGAGAAGAAGTCCAGCCTGCTGCTGCTGTACAAGGATGAGGAGAGGCTCTGGGGGGAGGCCATGAAGCCGCTGCCCATGGTGTCGGGCCTGAGGTCGGTGCAGGTTCCCATGATGCTAAACATGCTGCAGGAGAGTGTGGCGCCCGCCCTGTCCTGTACCCTCTGCTCCATGGAAGGCGACAGCGTGAGCTCCGAGTCCTCCACACCGGACGTGCACCTCACCATCCAGGAGGAGGGGGCGGACGATGAGCTGGGGGAGACCTCGGAGACGCTCCTCAACGAAAGCAGCGAAGGCTCCTCGGAGAACATCCATCAGAATTCCTAG